One window of Trichoderma breve strain T069 chromosome 3, whole genome shotgun sequence genomic DNA carries:
- a CDS encoding CENP-S associating centromere protein X domain-containing protein yields the protein MPPKQSSTGASRGRPAKANKAQPPARDASESSNPFESSDDQATAANQTINIEEEQAEPEKSIPKALLTRILHEYFAKEATRLSRDANTAVGKYVDIFVREAIARAAVEKPGGFLEVEDLEKVTPQLLLDL from the exons ATGCCACCTAAACAATCTTCCACCGGGGCTAGTCGCGGCCGGCCAGCCAAGGCAAACAAAGCTCAACCGCCTGCTCGCGATGCTTCGGAGTCTAGTAACCCGTTCGAGTCCTCAGATGACCAGGCCACTGCGGCGAACCAAACAATAAACATagaggaagagcaagcagAGCCAGAAAAGTCAATCCCTAAAGCCCTGTTGACCCGGATTCTGCACGAGTATTTCGCCAAGGAGGCTACGAGATTGTCGAGAGACGCCAACACGGCGGTGGGCAAGTACGTTGATATCTTCGTTCGAGAGGCGATCGCAAGAGCAGCTGTCGAGAAGCCAGGCGGGTTTCTAGAG GTCGAAGATCTAGAAAAGGTCACacctcagctgctgctagaTCTTTAG